The Stieleria sp. JC731 genome has a segment encoding these proteins:
- a CDS encoding DUF1080 domain-containing protein, giving the protein MTQRTLSLVAALMLVLGSTASAEEGKWISLFDGKTLDGWQKVGNDDSHWEVKDGAIHGTGNPSMLVTTTGPYKNFRYRAEVKINDGGNSGLYFRTKAKPGFLDGYEAQIDSTHTDPIRTGSIYGMCHVYKQVSKPDTWFTYELEVRDDNWRGRDMTRIKVTIDGDELYEYLDFDKTFKQGHFAFQQHDPGSVVDIRKVEVMPLED; this is encoded by the coding sequence ATGACACAACGCACTCTCAGTCTGGTCGCAGCATTGATGCTGGTTCTCGGTTCGACAGCCTCTGCCGAAGAAGGAAAGTGGATTTCCTTGTTCGATGGCAAAACCCTAGACGGTTGGCAAAAGGTCGGAAACGATGATAGCCACTGGGAAGTCAAAGACGGTGCGATCCATGGCACTGGCAACCCTTCAATGCTGGTCACGACCACCGGCCCTTACAAAAACTTTCGCTACCGCGCTGAAGTGAAAATCAACGACGGTGGCAATTCGGGTTTGTACTTCCGCACCAAAGCCAAGCCTGGCTTCCTGGATGGCTATGAGGCACAAATCGACAGCACACACACAGACCCGATTCGTACCGGATCGATCTACGGCATGTGCCATGTCTACAAACAGGTTTCAAAACCTGACACTTGGTTCACCTACGAATTGGAAGTGCGTGACGACAACTGGCGCGGACGCGATATGACTCGTATCAAAGTCACCATTGATGGCGACGAATTGTACGAATACTTGGACTTCGACAAGACCTTCAAACAAGGTCACTTCGCGTTCCAACAACACGATCCAGGCAGTGTTGTCGACATCCGCAAAGTTGAAGTGATGCCTTTGGAAGACTGA
- a CDS encoding PQQ-binding-like beta-propeller repeat protein: MSFRHQLLSLLLATLPLVSLAGAEEWYRWRGPNLDGIADGGSWSGVFPDGGAKVLWRSSVGIGFSSFVTGKGLVITMGHVGDNSVVTAFDQKTGEAAWTFQFAAPLDDRDFEGGPTSTPTIDSDHVYVLSRMGEVFCLDLKSGELIWKVSLPDETGIRLPGWGCSAAPLVIGNKLLINLGEAGIAMQKSDGQLLWKSKDRECGYATPVPIPNSNPAAIVIASGKSYKAVEVESGEELWSIRWLTSFNCNAADPIIKDKKLFLSSGYNRGAGLFSIDTAEPETVWKNKEMKNQIHGSILFKGKLYGIDGDMETGASLRCMDFETGEIDWSEDDLRPGGIAMVGDDLIVLTEDGMLITAPATSEGWSPTSETKALEGKCWTAPVFSDQKIYCRTVHGEVVCIDCRE, translated from the coding sequence ATGTCCTTTCGGCATCAACTGCTGTCACTCTTACTTGCGACGCTCCCACTGGTCTCATTGGCCGGTGCCGAGGAGTGGTACCGCTGGCGAGGTCCTAATCTGGACGGCATCGCGGACGGAGGCTCGTGGTCGGGTGTTTTTCCTGATGGCGGTGCGAAGGTTCTTTGGCGATCATCGGTTGGGATTGGGTTTTCATCTTTCGTCACCGGCAAGGGGCTTGTGATCACGATGGGGCATGTCGGTGATAATTCCGTCGTGACCGCGTTTGATCAAAAAACCGGTGAAGCCGCCTGGACGTTTCAGTTCGCTGCGCCGCTTGATGACCGTGATTTCGAAGGCGGACCAACGTCAACCCCAACGATCGACTCAGACCACGTCTATGTGCTCAGCCGAATGGGTGAAGTCTTCTGTCTTGACCTGAAATCCGGCGAGCTGATCTGGAAAGTGTCGCTGCCTGACGAAACCGGTATCCGCTTGCCAGGCTGGGGCTGCTCAGCCGCTCCGTTGGTGATCGGCAACAAGCTGCTTATCAATCTGGGCGAAGCCGGGATAGCGATGCAAAAGTCCGACGGCCAATTGCTTTGGAAATCCAAAGATCGCGAATGTGGCTATGCGACTCCGGTCCCCATTCCAAATTCGAATCCAGCAGCCATCGTGATCGCATCCGGAAAGTCGTACAAAGCTGTCGAGGTTGAATCCGGTGAAGAGCTTTGGTCGATTCGTTGGCTGACCAGTTTCAACTGCAATGCGGCCGATCCGATCATCAAGGACAAGAAGCTGTTTTTGTCGTCGGGCTACAACCGGGGCGCAGGTCTATTCTCAATAGACACGGCTGAGCCCGAGACGGTCTGGAAAAACAAGGAAATGAAAAATCAAATCCATGGCTCAATCCTGTTCAAAGGAAAGCTCTATGGGATTGATGGCGATATGGAAACCGGCGCGAGCCTCCGATGCATGGACTTTGAAACCGGGGAAATCGATTGGTCCGAGGATGACTTGCGACCGGGCGGCATTGCAATGGTTGGCGACGATCTGATTGTGTTGACTGAAGACGGGATGCTAATCACCGCGCCGGCAACTTCCGAAGGTTGGAGCCCGACTTCGGAGACAAAGGCGTTGGAGGGCAAGTGCTGGACCGCGCCGGTTTTCTCCGATCAAAAAATCTATTGCCGAACCGTCCATGGCGAGGTCGTTTGTATCGATTGCCGCGAGTAA
- a CDS encoding Gfo/Idh/MocA family protein — translation MNLKRRSFLAGTAAAAATVSSAPAIHAASKDKKYRTALIGSGWWGMNILREALSAGQTKVVALCDVDTDRLEINAEEVTDLCGDTPKTYVDYRELFEKEDIEVAIIATPDHWHALQTIAAINAGAHVFIEKPTGHTIDESKAMVKTANASDRIVQVGLHRRIGPHHVSGMKFLKDGGAGKIGSVKMFVHSRGGEERPTRNSEPPENLNWDMYCGPAPMRPFCRRIHPGGFRNFLDFANGTLGDWGVHWLDQVLWWADQEAPTSVYSTGGRPIAGTAVLNDQEQTTDAPDHQVAVYQFEKFTAYWEHRKFAGKGPEQSSVGCYFYGTKGTVHLGWRDGWTFYPADDKKPVIHEDAKLQEPDGHNIQLLWADFLSSIGSGKKPVAGIEVGHQATTLSLLGMLSMKLGRSVRWDADKQTIPGDAEAAALMRREYRGDWVYPS, via the coding sequence ATGAACTTGAAACGACGAAGCTTTCTGGCCGGAACGGCAGCCGCAGCGGCCACCGTATCGTCCGCACCGGCTATTCATGCCGCATCGAAAGACAAAAAGTACCGCACCGCGTTGATCGGTTCGGGTTGGTGGGGAATGAATATCCTCCGCGAAGCACTGTCAGCCGGACAAACAAAGGTCGTAGCACTATGTGATGTCGATACCGACCGTCTTGAAATCAATGCGGAAGAGGTCACCGACCTGTGTGGCGACACGCCCAAGACCTACGTCGACTATCGCGAGCTTTTCGAAAAAGAAGATATCGAAGTCGCAATCATCGCGACTCCCGACCATTGGCATGCACTGCAAACCATCGCAGCGATCAATGCAGGTGCCCATGTCTTTATCGAAAAGCCGACCGGTCACACGATCGACGAAAGCAAGGCAATGGTTAAGACCGCCAACGCTTCCGATCGAATCGTCCAAGTCGGACTTCATCGCCGAATCGGACCACACCATGTCTCCGGAATGAAGTTTCTTAAAGATGGCGGCGCCGGTAAAATCGGTTCGGTCAAAATGTTCGTGCATTCGCGCGGTGGCGAAGAACGCCCCACACGAAACAGCGAGCCGCCCGAAAATCTCAACTGGGACATGTACTGCGGACCAGCACCCATGCGCCCCTTCTGTCGTCGAATTCATCCAGGCGGTTTTAGGAATTTCCTCGACTTTGCCAACGGGACGCTAGGTGACTGGGGTGTGCACTGGTTGGACCAAGTCCTTTGGTGGGCTGACCAAGAAGCACCGACATCGGTCTATTCGACCGGAGGTCGTCCCATCGCCGGCACGGCCGTCTTAAACGACCAAGAACAAACAACCGATGCCCCCGATCACCAAGTGGCGGTTTATCAGTTCGAGAAGTTCACAGCCTACTGGGAACATCGAAAATTCGCTGGCAAAGGTCCCGAACAGTCCAGCGTCGGATGCTACTTTTACGGCACCAAAGGCACGGTGCATCTTGGGTGGCGTGACGGGTGGACCTTTTATCCGGCCGACGACAAAAAACCTGTCATTCACGAAGATGCCAAGCTGCAAGAACCCGACGGCCACAACATTCAGTTGTTGTGGGCAGACTTCTTAAGTTCCATCGGATCGGGCAAAAAGCCTGTCGCTGGAATTGAAGTCGGACATCAAGCAACAACGCTAAGCTTGCTGGGAATGCTTTCGATGAAGCTTGGTCGCAGCGTTCGATGGGACGCGGACAAACAAACGATCCCCGGTGATGCCGAAGCAGCCGCTTTGATGCGGCGGGAATACCGCGGCGACTGGGTCTATCCCAGTTAA
- a CDS encoding SGNH/GDSL hydrolase family protein: MKIQHCFASLVLSFFCLTASAQVASPAAIGNLDPEMAQPTQVSEGIAWYDVTGWGVEGRILPDQKRLRWFDRLPESAEKSVTSNVWNLSRHSAGMMVRFKTDATDIHVHYKLLHGNLAMPHMPATGVSGIDLYARNSDGQWRWVQVTRPSSQEIKTKIVGGIAGAENEPDGMREFAAYLPLYNGVDSLSIGVPEGKRFEAQNPREKPIVFYGTSITHGACASRPGMVHTAILGRQFDLPVVNLGFSGNGKMHEEVGDYLIQVDAAVYVIDCLPNMNAAMVQERCIPLVRQLREAKPKTPIVLVEDRRNTNSWILPARDAHHSANHAALKAAFEELQSAGVENLFYISGDELYGTDADGATDGSHASDLGFKRQADIFAPVLRKALDL, from the coding sequence ATGAAGATACAGCACTGTTTTGCTTCTCTCGTTTTGTCTTTTTTCTGCCTCACTGCGTCAGCGCAAGTGGCTTCGCCAGCTGCGATCGGAAATCTTGATCCCGAAATGGCGCAGCCAACTCAGGTGTCCGAAGGTATTGCGTGGTACGACGTGACTGGCTGGGGAGTTGAAGGCCGGATTCTTCCCGATCAGAAACGGTTGCGATGGTTTGATAGGCTTCCAGAGTCGGCTGAAAAGTCAGTGACTTCAAACGTCTGGAATCTCAGTCGACACTCCGCCGGAATGATGGTTCGGTTTAAGACCGATGCCACCGACATTCACGTTCACTACAAATTGCTTCATGGCAACTTGGCAATGCCGCACATGCCAGCGACCGGAGTTAGCGGAATCGATCTCTATGCCAGAAATTCAGACGGGCAATGGCGATGGGTTCAGGTCACACGTCCGTCTAGCCAGGAGATCAAGACGAAAATTGTTGGCGGTATCGCTGGCGCTGAAAACGAGCCCGATGGGATGCGAGAATTCGCTGCCTACCTGCCGCTCTACAACGGTGTTGATTCGCTGAGTATCGGTGTGCCCGAAGGCAAACGCTTTGAAGCACAAAACCCTCGCGAAAAACCCATCGTGTTCTACGGAACGAGTATCACTCATGGAGCGTGCGCAAGCCGGCCAGGAATGGTTCACACCGCAATTCTTGGTCGTCAGTTCGATCTTCCGGTCGTCAATCTCGGCTTTTCCGGCAACGGCAAAATGCATGAAGAAGTCGGCGACTATTTGATTCAGGTCGATGCAGCGGTCTATGTCATCGATTGTCTTCCGAATATGAACGCCGCGATGGTGCAGGAGCGATGTATCCCCCTGGTTCGGCAACTGCGCGAGGCGAAACCGAAGACTCCGATCGTTTTGGTCGAAGACCGACGAAATACCAACAGCTGGATTCTTCCTGCACGAGATGCTCATCACAGTGCCAATCATGCGGCACTGAAAGCGGCGTTCGAAGAATTGCAATCAGCCGGTGTTGAGAACCTGTTTTATATCTCTGGAGACGAGCTCTACGGAACCGATGCTGATGGGGCTACAGACGGCTCGCATGCCAGCGATCTTGGTTTCAAAAGGCAGGCCGATATCTTTGCACCAGTCTTGCGAAAAGCTCTGGACCTGTAG
- a CDS encoding sulfite exporter TauE/SafE family protein, with the protein MLADLSPLEFVLLFLGAMGIGISKSGFPGISMFHVVVYAWVFGAKQSTGVLLPMLVVGDLFAIKVFGRKADWSHVRRLLPPTLVGILVGWQLMDVLDENIFKRLVGIIILVLTGVQVVRMSKPYWFDQIPHSTAFAICLGFLAGLTTMLANAAGPVVALYLIAINLPKWELIGTAAWLFLVLNVLKLPLSYNLGLITSSSLAVGAVMATAIPAGIFFGRWLVTRVSQQLFNGILLAFTAIAAIRLIGIF; encoded by the coding sequence ATGCTCGCCGACCTTTCGCCCCTCGAATTTGTACTGCTTTTCTTGGGTGCGATGGGGATCGGGATATCCAAGTCGGGTTTTCCCGGTATCAGCATGTTCCATGTGGTGGTCTATGCATGGGTCTTCGGTGCAAAGCAGTCCACCGGAGTGCTTCTACCGATGCTCGTTGTCGGCGATCTTTTTGCGATCAAAGTTTTCGGTCGCAAAGCCGACTGGTCTCATGTTCGACGGCTGCTTCCGCCAACGTTGGTCGGCATCTTGGTCGGCTGGCAGCTGATGGATGTCCTAGACGAAAACATTTTCAAACGGTTGGTGGGCATCATTATTTTGGTGCTAACAGGCGTCCAAGTGGTTCGAATGTCCAAGCCGTATTGGTTTGATCAAATCCCGCATTCAACCGCATTCGCGATTTGCCTCGGGTTTCTGGCAGGTTTGACGACGATGCTGGCCAATGCCGCCGGGCCTGTCGTCGCACTTTATCTGATCGCGATCAACTTGCCGAAGTGGGAACTGATCGGTACGGCAGCTTGGCTTTTCCTCGTCTTGAATGTGTTGAAACTGCCGCTTAGCTACAACTTGGGATTGATCACGTCTTCATCGCTTGCCGTCGGTGCTGTGATGGCAACTGCGATCCCGGCCGGAATTTTCTTCGGCCGCTGGCTGGTCACACGAGTCTCCCAGCAGCTGTTCAACGGGATCCTGCTTGCCTTCACAGCGATTGCGGCAATTCGACTGATTGGCATCTTTTAA
- a CDS encoding dipeptidyl peptidase 3, whose translation MRLIPRMLAAFTIASTCQFVSAQESAQQGRKYLLDRVDDVAIVQLYVDGFEQLPLREKTLIYHLSQAAIAGRDIYIDQRYRYSLTIRNLLEGVLEHPGGIDPSTLGAIEKYMKLFWVNNGPHSSLTAKKNLLECDPEALETAVEQALQNGATFTVGADEMEPLLDELAPVFFDEDYESHVTQKSPPDGRDIMIASVNNLYDNVTTSDIEGFDEQFPLNSKLVKQSDGTLVEQVYRMGLDQHVPAGLYAEQISEIVRHLEAAVPYATPKMARAIGALIHYYKTGEAKDFYEYNIAWVDDKDSPVDTINGFIEVYMDPRGMKGSWEAAVYFNDPIKMDMIEKFADNAQWFEDHMPYEKQFRKANVKGISAKAIQVVMETGDSGPVTPIGINLPNDPVIRQRYGSKSVSLSNVMEAYDKSGSKAARSEFCFDEAEAARADKWKSEALALEVNMHEVIGHASGQVNEGVDPAISIKEYYSALEEGRADLVALYFIGNEKLVELGLVANQNELQELQLAAYEAYTRNAMTQLRRIKDGTTIEEDHMRNRQMIVSWLAANTKAIQVEERDGKTYFRVASVQEWHEGVGRLLAEVQRIKSEGDRPSAERLMKRYAIDINVELRDEVLQRYADLDPPAYTGFVQPTLTPVRDSDGAITDVVISYPMDLKKQMLEWSDN comes from the coding sequence ATGCGTCTGATACCGAGAATGCTTGCCGCATTCACGATCGCTTCTACCTGCCAGTTTGTATCGGCTCAAGAATCTGCTCAGCAAGGACGCAAGTACTTGCTCGATCGGGTCGACGATGTCGCGATTGTTCAGCTTTATGTCGATGGCTTCGAGCAGCTTCCGCTGCGTGAAAAGACGCTTATTTATCACCTTTCACAAGCTGCCATTGCGGGAAGAGATATCTATATCGATCAGCGATACCGGTACTCGCTGACGATTCGGAACTTGCTTGAAGGCGTGCTCGAACACCCGGGCGGTATTGATCCGAGCACACTCGGTGCGATCGAGAAATACATGAAGCTATTCTGGGTGAACAATGGGCCACACAGTTCTTTGACTGCCAAAAAGAATCTGCTCGAATGCGATCCCGAGGCTTTGGAAACGGCCGTTGAACAAGCATTGCAAAATGGCGCGACCTTCACGGTCGGAGCTGATGAGATGGAGCCGTTGCTCGATGAGCTCGCCCCAGTCTTTTTTGATGAAGACTATGAATCGCATGTGACGCAAAAGTCGCCACCGGACGGTCGCGACATCATGATCGCGAGTGTCAACAACCTCTACGACAACGTCACCACCAGTGACATCGAAGGGTTTGATGAGCAATTCCCGTTGAATTCAAAGCTGGTCAAGCAGTCCGATGGAACTCTTGTCGAACAGGTCTACCGGATGGGGCTTGATCAGCATGTTCCCGCGGGACTGTATGCCGAGCAAATCAGCGAGATCGTACGCCATCTGGAGGCTGCGGTGCCCTACGCAACGCCCAAGATGGCACGTGCAATCGGGGCTTTGATTCACTACTACAAAACGGGTGAAGCGAAAGACTTCTACGAATACAACATCGCGTGGGTCGACGACAAAGACAGTCCTGTCGATACGATTAACGGCTTTATCGAAGTCTATATGGACCCACGCGGGATGAAAGGCTCATGGGAAGCGGCGGTGTACTTCAACGACCCGATCAAAATGGACATGATCGAGAAGTTCGCCGACAACGCCCAGTGGTTCGAGGATCATATGCCTTACGAAAAACAGTTTCGAAAGGCCAACGTCAAAGGCATCTCGGCAAAAGCCATTCAGGTTGTCATGGAGACCGGTGATTCTGGGCCCGTCACACCAATCGGAATCAATCTGCCAAACGATCCCGTGATCCGCCAGCGTTACGGAAGCAAATCAGTTTCGCTAAGCAACGTGATGGAAGCGTACGACAAGTCCGGTTCAAAAGCAGCACGCTCGGAATTCTGTTTTGATGAGGCCGAGGCGGCGCGCGCTGACAAATGGAAATCGGAAGCCTTGGCACTGGAAGTCAACATGCACGAAGTGATCGGGCACGCATCGGGGCAAGTTAATGAAGGTGTCGATCCAGCGATTTCGATCAAAGAGTACTATAGTGCACTGGAAGAGGGACGCGCCGATTTGGTCGCTTTGTACTTCATCGGCAACGAAAAACTGGTGGAGCTGGGGTTGGTCGCGAACCAGAATGAGTTGCAAGAATTACAGCTCGCCGCGTACGAGGCATACACTCGCAACGCGATGACTCAACTGCGTCGGATCAAAGACGGTACGACCATCGAAGAAGATCATATGCGAAACCGTCAGATGATCGTCAGTTGGTTGGCGGCAAATACCAAAGCGATCCAAGTCGAAGAACGCGACGGTAAAACGTACTTTCGCGTCGCAAGCGTTCAAGAGTGGCATGAAGGTGTCGGGCGGTTGCTCGCTGAAGTCCAGCGGATCAAATCCGAAGGCGACCGTCCGTCCGCTGAACGTCTGATGAAACGCTATGCGATCGATATCAACGTCGAACTCAGGGACGAAGTGTTGCAGCGGTACGCTGATCTGGATCCACCGGCCTACACCGGATTTGTTCAGCCAACTTTGACGCCAGTCCGCGATTCCGACGGGGCGATCACGGATGTGGTGATTTCCTATCCGATGGATCTTAAAAAGCAGATGTTGGAATGGTCCGACAATTAA
- a CDS encoding STAS/SEC14 domain-containing protein, translating into MSTNITEVDGGKTIEVHLTGKLSDEDYKRFVPITERRIEEFGKVRLLVVFSDFHGWDAEALWDDIKFDVKHFNDIERLAIVGDSRWEKAMAVFCRPFTTAKIKYFEQTQMADARSWVNED; encoded by the coding sequence ATGTCAACGAACATTACCGAAGTTGATGGCGGCAAAACGATCGAGGTTCACTTGACCGGAAAGCTATCCGACGAAGACTACAAGCGATTCGTTCCGATTACAGAACGACGAATTGAAGAGTTCGGAAAGGTCCGCTTGCTTGTCGTGTTCAGCGACTTCCACGGCTGGGATGCAGAAGCTCTCTGGGACGATATCAAATTTGACGTTAAGCATTTCAATGACATTGAAAGGCTGGCGATCGTCGGGGACAGTCGATGGGAAAAGGCGATGGCTGTCTTCTGCAGACCATTTACAACGGCAAAGATAAAGTACTTCGAACAGACGCAAATGGCGGACGCACGAAGCTGGGTCAACGAAGACTAG
- a CDS encoding sugar phosphate isomerase/epimerase family protein yields MRKISPTRRQFLLATSASVAMTAMPRVAAAADSSGYKLGIQLYSLRGFNVDQALQHAHDLGFQQVEFYGGMLPIESTPEEIAAMKKKVDDLGMSISAHGVNHFSKDDAKNRKMFEFAKALGVPTITADPDLDSFDSLDALVKEFNIRVAIHNHGPRHRYNKAVDVLNAIEGHDERIGACADLGHYIRSGQRPTEVIRLLQGRLFGIHLKDFAEMKDRTEGVILGKGHLDVEGVFMALKSTGFPTDGAISLEYEENPSDPIDDIRQCVSIAKDAMSKL; encoded by the coding sequence ATGCGAAAGATCTCCCCTACACGTCGTCAGTTCTTGCTCGCCACCAGCGCATCGGTCGCGATGACCGCCATGCCTCGCGTGGCCGCCGCAGCCGATTCAAGCGGCTATAAGCTCGGTATTCAGCTGTATTCCCTGCGTGGATTCAACGTTGACCAAGCACTTCAACACGCGCACGACCTGGGCTTTCAACAGGTCGAGTTTTACGGGGGAATGTTGCCAATCGAGTCGACTCCTGAAGAAATCGCTGCGATGAAAAAGAAGGTCGACGACCTCGGTATGTCGATCTCTGCTCACGGGGTGAATCACTTCTCAAAAGACGATGCCAAGAATCGCAAGATGTTTGAGTTTGCCAAGGCATTGGGGGTCCCCACCATCACCGCAGATCCAGACCTCGATTCGTTTGACAGCCTGGATGCTTTGGTAAAGGAATTCAATATTCGAGTTGCCATTCACAATCACGGACCTCGCCACCGCTACAACAAAGCAGTCGATGTCCTCAACGCGATCGAAGGCCACGACGAACGTATCGGAGCGTGTGCGGACCTCGGACACTACATCCGATCCGGACAACGTCCGACCGAAGTCATCCGTTTGCTCCAAGGGCGTCTCTTCGGGATCCACCTGAAAGACTTCGCGGAAATGAAAGATCGAACCGAGGGCGTCATTCTCGGCAAAGGACACCTGGACGTTGAAGGAGTCTTTATGGCGTTGAAGTCGACTGGCTTCCCAACCGATGGCGCGATCTCACTTGAGTATGAAGAAAACCCCAGCGACCCGATCGATGATATCCGCCAGTGTGTGTCCATCGCTAAAGATGCAATGAGCAAGCTGTAA
- a CDS encoding DUF1294 domain-containing protein, producing the protein MVTFVVYAVDKRCAQADRRRVPENTLHLLSLLGGWPGAWIAQRVVRHKTKKRSFQIVFFLTVAAHLSAVGTLLYLRFWKGWFA; encoded by the coding sequence GTGGTCACGTTCGTCGTCTATGCTGTCGACAAAAGATGTGCACAAGCAGATCGGAGGCGGGTTCCGGAAAATACGCTGCATCTGCTTTCACTGCTCGGCGGCTGGCCGGGGGCTTGGATCGCACAACGCGTTGTTCGGCACAAAACGAAGAAGCGTTCATTTCAAATCGTTTTCTTCTTGACCGTTGCGGCTCATCTATCGGCCGTCGGAACTCTGCTCTACTTGCGATTTTGGAAAGGTTGGTTCGCATAG
- a CDS encoding YciI family protein, producing the protein MKFVCLGYIDEEKFAKLPPEEGQKMMEECFAYDDELRRGGHFIGGEALDSSSKAITLKSVNGEIEAIDGPFAETKEMLGGILLLEAENMDHAVELMSKHPGVRVGPFEIRPADAFINDLIAKRDVAISSQLSQ; encoded by the coding sequence ATGAAATTCGTTTGCTTGGGCTATATCGATGAGGAAAAATTCGCCAAACTCCCGCCCGAAGAAGGGCAAAAGATGATGGAAGAGTGCTTCGCCTACGATGACGAGCTGCGGCGCGGTGGGCACTTCATTGGCGGAGAGGCTCTCGATTCATCAAGCAAGGCGATCACACTGAAATCGGTCAACGGCGAAATCGAAGCGATCGATGGGCCGTTTGCTGAAACGAAAGAAATGCTCGGCGGTATTTTGCTGCTCGAAGCCGAGAACATGGATCACGCGGTTGAACTAATGTCCAAGCACCCTGGCGTTCGCGTCGGACCTTTCGAGATTCGGCCTGCCGATGCATTCATCAACGATTTGATTGCCAAACGTGATGTGGCCATTTCATCCCAGTTGTCACAGTAA